In a genomic window of Bacillota bacterium:
- a CDS encoding C4-dicarboxylate ABC transporter has protein sequence MEAKVQLQEPGMKGLTRVIKNFAPAWFASVMGTGIFAVTSKYYSCYWPWLNNVAAWLWVINILLFCALILPWTLRWFCFTEQSLRDLQHPITGQFYATMPIGCLVLAADFLVIGTEYLDVDLAVKIAKVCWVSGGILALAFAVITPVINLFNRVTVADLNPAWFMPPVSLIVAPIAGAKLIPYWPQSFQKLLLLVNYASWGTGFFLFIFLAVICFYRFIVAQPLPGALIPTIWIYLGPIGAGTLALLNLGTVSAPWLGSLALPVIKIFGLIYWSFGFWWLVVAGIVTLTNILRKNLPFALSWWAFTFPLGAYAGATFSIAAGFQCSPLRFYGFLCYCLLAFCWLTVFGKTFFRVCTGDLFKG, from the coding sequence CAGGAACCCGGGATGAAGGGTTTGACAAGGGTTATAAAAAATTTTGCCCCGGCCTGGTTTGCCTCTGTTATGGGGACGGGAATCTTCGCGGTCACCAGCAAATACTATTCCTGCTACTGGCCCTGGTTAAACAACGTGGCAGCCTGGTTATGGGTGATCAACATCCTCCTCTTTTGCGCGCTCATTCTTCCCTGGACCCTGCGCTGGTTTTGCTTCACAGAGCAATCCCTGCGTGACCTGCAGCATCCCATTACAGGGCAATTCTACGCCACGATGCCGATCGGGTGTCTGGTGCTGGCGGCAGATTTCCTGGTTATAGGTACCGAATACCTGGACGTGGATTTGGCGGTCAAGATCGCCAAGGTCTGCTGGGTATCGGGGGGGATCCTGGCCCTGGCGTTCGCCGTCATCACCCCGGTTATCAATTTGTTCAACAGGGTAACGGTTGCCGACCTGAATCCGGCCTGGTTCATGCCCCCGGTGAGCCTGATCGTGGCACCCATTGCCGGCGCCAAACTCATTCCCTACTGGCCGCAATCCTTTCAAAAGTTGCTGCTGCTGGTAAATTACGCCTCCTGGGGGACCGGCTTCTTTCTCTTCATATTCCTGGCGGTGATCTGTTTCTATAGATTTATTGTTGCTCAACCACTTCCGGGGGCCTTGATCCCCACCATCTGGATCTACCTGGGGCCCATCGGTGCGGGTACTCTTGCCCTGCTGAATCTGGGAACGGTCAGCGCGCCCTGGCTGGGAAGCCTTGCCCTGCCGGTAATAAAAATTTTCGGTCTGATCTACTGGAGCTTCGGCTTCTGGTGGCTCGTTGTGGCAGGTATTGTTACCCTTACCAATATCCTGCGTAAGAACCTGCCCTTCGCGCTTTCCTGGTGGGCGTTCACCTTTCCGCTCGGCGCCTACGCCGGGGCAACCTTCTCAATTGCCGCAGGTTTCCAATGCTCACCGCTCAGATTCTACGGGTTTCTATGCTATTGCCTGCTGGCCTTCTGCTGGCTAACCGTGTTCGGTAAAACGTTTTTCCGGGTCTGTACAGGCGACCTCTTCAAGGGTTAG
- a CDS encoding thiazole biosynthesis adenylyltransferase ThiF yields MVIIPERYARQALVSEIGEAGQQAIRQSRVVVIGLGALGSNIANILARAGVGSLCLVDRDFVDWTNLQRQGLYEEEDAANSLPKAVAAKNRLARINSEVDYEVVVDDVNSGNVEKIISGATVVLDGLDNFYTRALINEACVKMGIPWIYGGCIATYGSTATFVPGITPCFNCLFPGVSGHTSPFTCDTVGVLGPIAFMVAAWEASEALKILVGKKDQVSRGLTFIELWHNSVTIAPVERLQGCPVCEKKEFTLLNRSGDLMTTSLCGRKAVQVVPAGSTKINFELTLETLSKIFRVEHNAYLLRFRCGEYEIVLFRDGRAIVFGTEDPQVARSLYGRYIGG; encoded by the coding sequence ATGGTGATCATACCTGAGAGGTATGCCCGGCAGGCGCTTGTATCGGAGATCGGTGAGGCCGGCCAGCAGGCGATAAGACAGTCAAGGGTGGTGGTAATCGGCCTGGGAGCGCTGGGAAGCAACATTGCGAATATTCTCGCCAGGGCCGGGGTGGGTTCCCTTTGCCTGGTGGACAGGGATTTTGTCGACTGGACCAATCTCCAGAGACAGGGGCTTTACGAAGAGGAGGACGCCGCAAACTCCCTGCCGAAAGCGGTTGCGGCTAAAAACCGGCTGGCACGGATAAATTCGGAGGTTGATTACGAGGTTGTCGTTGATGACGTAAATTCCGGGAACGTCGAAAAGATTATTTCGGGCGCCACGGTGGTGCTCGACGGGCTTGACAACTTCTACACAAGGGCGCTGATTAATGAGGCCTGTGTAAAAATGGGGATACCCTGGATCTACGGCGGCTGTATAGCCACGTATGGCAGTACAGCCACCTTCGTCCCGGGGATCACCCCCTGTTTCAACTGCCTCTTTCCCGGGGTGTCGGGGCACACCTCGCCGTTTACCTGCGACACTGTCGGAGTGTTGGGTCCGATCGCTTTTATGGTTGCGGCCTGGGAAGCCTCGGAGGCTTTGAAGATACTGGTTGGGAAGAAAGATCAGGTGTCGCGCGGCCTGACCTTCATCGAGCTCTGGCATAACAGCGTTACCATCGCTCCGGTGGAACGGCTGCAGGGGTGTCCTGTCTGCGAAAAAAAAGAGTTCACTCTGTTGAACCGCTCGGGCGACCTGATGACCACATCCCTCTGCGGGCGGAAAGCGGTTCAGGTGGTGCCGGCAGGGAGCACCAAAATTAACTTCGAGCTGACCCTGGAGACGCTGAGCAAGATCTTCCGAGTGGAGCATAATGCCTACCTGCTGAGGTTTCGCTGTGGGGAATATGAAATTGTTCTTTTCCGTGACGGCAGGGCGATTGTTTTCGGAACCGAAGATCCCCAGGTGGCCAGGAGTCTTTACGGGAGATACATAGGAGGGTAA
- a CDS encoding aminotransferase class V-fold PLP-dependent enzyme — MDGPFVYLDNAATTWPKPESVYKAVDETLRKFGANPGRSSHHMSQQAERIIADARHAVARFFNAPSPEHVVFTLNCTDSLNIALKGLIKPGDRVVTGPYEHNSVMRPLRTLQRSGVSVAVARGTADFQIDLDHFRELCQGGIDFAVISHASNVTGCLSPVREIARIVHERGGILILDAAQSAGVVEVDMERLGIDILAAPGHKGLLGPMGVGILILGRDIPVDPFREGGTGIKSEGDYQPEELPWRLEGGTANLPGIAGLLAGIRFIESVGIDSIASHEAELARQLVEGLKGVDGVRLFCDPFGPKTGVVSFTLDAMDVALAGTILDQAFKIGVRTGLHCAPAAHKTLGTFPAGTLRASFGYFNDESHVERLVTAVRQLSKTG; from the coding sequence GTGGACGGCCCATTCGTATATCTCGACAATGCTGCCACCACGTGGCCGAAGCCGGAATCTGTTTATAAAGCGGTGGACGAAACGCTGCGGAAGTTCGGGGCCAATCCCGGCCGTTCCTCGCACCATATGTCCCAGCAGGCCGAGCGGATCATTGCGGACGCCAGGCATGCAGTAGCGAGGTTCTTCAACGCCCCTTCCCCCGAGCACGTGGTCTTTACCCTCAACTGCACCGACTCCCTCAACATTGCCCTGAAGGGGCTGATAAAACCCGGGGACAGGGTGGTTACCGGCCCTTACGAGCATAACTCGGTGATGCGGCCGCTCCGCACCCTGCAGCGTTCGGGGGTGTCCGTGGCGGTGGCCCGGGGAACCGCCGATTTTCAGATCGATCTCGATCACTTCCGGGAGTTATGTCAAGGCGGCATCGACTTTGCCGTAATTTCGCACGCATCGAACGTAACCGGATGTCTCTCACCGGTGCGGGAAATCGCCCGGATCGTGCACGAGCGGGGCGGTATCCTGATTCTGGATGCCGCTCAAAGCGCCGGAGTGGTTGAAGTGGATATGGAGAGGCTGGGGATCGATATACTTGCTGCCCCGGGACATAAAGGCCTGTTGGGCCCCATGGGAGTGGGGATTTTGATCCTCGGGAGGGATATCCCCGTCGATCCCTTCCGGGAGGGGGGAACGGGCATCAAGTCTGAAGGCGATTACCAGCCGGAGGAATTACCGTGGCGCCTGGAGGGGGGAACCGCCAATCTCCCGGGAATCGCCGGGCTGCTCGCCGGCATCCGCTTTATTGAGTCGGTGGGGATTGACTCCATCGCAAGCCATGAAGCCGAACTTGCCCGGCAGCTGGTGGAAGGCTTAAAGGGAGTGGACGGGGTGCGGCTGTTCTGTGATCCCTTTGGGCCGAAAACCGGTGTTGTTTCCTTCACCCTGGATGCAATGGACGTCGCCCTTGCGGGAACGATTCTTGATCAGGCTTTCAAGATCGGGGTGCGTACCGGACTCCACTGCGCTCCGGCGGCCCATAAAACGCTGGGAACGTTTCCGGCGGGTACGCTGCGGGCGAGTTTCGGCTATTTCAACGATGAAAGCCATGTGGAGCGGCTTGTCACCGCCGTAAGGCAGCTTTCAAAAACCGGTTAG
- the cysE gene encoding serine O-acetyltransferase, with the protein MGFLRRIKRDIQVIFERDPAAKSVWEVILCYPGFHALLLHRIAHWLYRKNLVLLPRLISQFNRFLTGIEIHPGAKIGEGLFIDHGMGVVIGETAEIGDNVTIYQGVTLGGTGKEKGKRHPTIGNNVVISAGAKVLGSLTVGDNVKIGAGSVVLRNVPPNCTVVGVPGKVVVRDGRKVADAQPDAIDLQHHLLPDPVGEMILCLQRKIARLENRIEELEAKIHESQGLQHAH; encoded by the coding sequence GTGGGGTTCTTACGGCGGATTAAAAGGGATATCCAGGTCATTTTCGAGCGCGACCCGGCGGCGAAAAGCGTTTGGGAGGTCATCCTGTGTTACCCTGGTTTTCATGCCCTTTTGCTGCACCGGATTGCCCACTGGCTCTACCGGAAGAACCTGGTTCTGCTTCCTCGCTTGATCTCTCAGTTCAACAGATTCCTGACCGGCATCGAAATCCATCCGGGCGCTAAAATCGGTGAAGGTCTTTTCATCGATCACGGGATGGGTGTGGTGATCGGGGAGACTGCCGAAATTGGCGATAATGTGACGATATACCAGGGGGTTACGCTGGGGGGAACCGGCAAGGAAAAAGGGAAGCGCCACCCCACCATCGGCAACAACGTGGTGATCAGCGCCGGAGCAAAGGTGCTTGGCTCCCTTACGGTGGGAGATAACGTGAAAATTGGCGCCGGTTCGGTGGTGCTCAGGAACGTACCGCCCAACTGCACTGTGGTAGGAGTTCCGGGAAAGGTTGTGGTTCGGGACGGGCGGAAAGTTGCGGACGCCCAGCCTGATGCCATCGACCTCCAGCACCACCTCCTGCCCGACCCTGTAGGGGAAATGATCCTCTGCCTGCAGCGAAAAATTGCCCGCCTGGAAAACCGGATCGAAGAACTGGAGGCGAAAATCCATGAGTCTCAGGGTCTACAACACGCTCACTAA
- a CDS encoding cysteine--tRNA ligase encodes MSLRVYNTLTKQKEDFIPASPHQVKMYVCGPTTYDFIHLGNARALVVFDTIRRYLEYKGYRVLYVQNFTDIDDKIIARAAEENEDALELANRYIREYYRDADALRVLRADVHPRASEHIAEMIQMVERLLEKGMAYQVDGDVYFSIRQFPGYGKLSGRTLEEMRAGARVEVDARKRDPLDFVLWKAAKPGEPAWESPWGRGRPGWHLECSAMSLKYLGFGFDIHGGGSDLIFPHHENEIAQAEAYAGAAPFARYWIHNGFVTVNEEKMSKSLRNFFIVRDLLQEWPPEIVRFFLLSTHYRSPLDFNLEQLEQARRSYSRLRNTLELLEEVTGKQEVVPAGRLSREAVAFRSQIVARVEEFETAMDDDFNTALALAALHNLGRDVNGFINREDFNPTPAVIHVLVRVRQYFIRLLDLLGLVPGESRELGSEYYPALKEAAVGVLPEPLPATPQELLAELLKAREEARRQKNYQAADALRETLRKIGIILEDTPRGVRWRLV; translated from the coding sequence ATGAGTCTCAGGGTCTACAACACGCTCACTAAGCAAAAGGAGGATTTTATTCCGGCATCGCCGCACCAGGTTAAGATGTACGTGTGCGGCCCCACTACCTACGACTTTATCCATCTCGGAAATGCCCGCGCCCTGGTTGTCTTCGATACCATCAGGCGGTATCTGGAGTACAAGGGCTACCGCGTTTTGTATGTCCAGAATTTCACCGACATCGACGATAAGATCATTGCCCGCGCAGCTGAGGAAAATGAAGATGCGCTGGAGCTTGCGAACCGGTACATCAGGGAGTATTATCGGGATGCAGATGCCTTGAGGGTTCTGCGCGCCGATGTCCACCCCAGGGCGAGCGAGCACATCGCCGAGATGATTCAAATGGTGGAACGCCTCCTGGAAAAGGGAATGGCCTACCAGGTGGATGGCGACGTTTATTTTAGCATCCGCCAGTTTCCGGGATACGGGAAGCTTTCCGGGCGGACGCTGGAGGAGATGCGGGCCGGGGCGCGGGTTGAGGTGGACGCGCGCAAGCGCGATCCGCTGGATTTTGTCCTCTGGAAGGCCGCAAAACCGGGGGAGCCGGCCTGGGAAAGCCCCTGGGGCAGGGGAAGGCCCGGGTGGCACCTGGAATGTTCGGCGATGTCTTTAAAGTACCTGGGCTTCGGCTTCGATATCCACGGGGGTGGAAGCGACCTGATTTTTCCCCACCATGAAAACGAGATCGCCCAGGCCGAGGCCTATGCAGGCGCTGCCCCATTTGCCCGCTACTGGATTCACAACGGCTTTGTTACCGTTAACGAAGAAAAGATGTCAAAGTCGCTGAGGAACTTTTTTATCGTGAGGGACCTCCTGCAGGAGTGGCCCCCTGAAATCGTGAGGTTTTTTCTCCTTTCAACCCACTACCGGAGCCCCCTTGACTTCAACCTGGAGCAGCTGGAGCAGGCGCGCCGGAGCTACAGCAGGCTCCGCAACACCCTGGAACTCTTGGAAGAAGTAACGGGGAAGCAGGAGGTGGTTCCCGCAGGGAGGCTCTCCCGGGAGGCGGTTGCCTTTCGGAGCCAGATTGTGGCGCGGGTCGAGGAGTTCGAAACGGCCATGGATGACGACTTCAACACCGCCCTTGCGCTGGCCGCGCTTCACAACCTGGGACGGGATGTGAACGGTTTTATCAACCGGGAGGATTTCAACCCGACCCCTGCTGTGATCCACGTCCTCGTCCGGGTCCGCCAGTATTTTATCCGGCTGCTGGACCTGCTCGGTCTTGTGCCTGGGGAAAGCAGGGAACTGGGCAGCGAATACTATCCCGCACTCAAGGAGGCGGCAGTTGGGGTTCTTCCGGAGCCCTTGCCTGCGACGCCGCAGGAGCTTCTGGCGGAGCTTTTAAAGGCGCGTGAAGAAGCGCGCCGCCAGAAAAACTACCAGGCGGCCGATGCCCTCCGGGAGACCCTGCGGAAGATCGGAATCATCCTCGAGGATACGCCCCGGGGTGTCCGCTGGCGCCTCGTTTAG
- a CDS encoding FAD-dependent thymidylate synthase produces MKVELLSYTPEPEATVAAAARLCYTARGAAELKENLSRAEVVSLLRKLVAVGHLSPAEHASFTFAIEGVSRALSHQLVRHRIASYSQKSQRYVDEQNFSYIVPPTIAADPEALALFRAKMEEIQAAYRELAKKVPREDARYLLPNAVETKLVCTFNARSLFNFFRLRCCMRAQWEIRALALKMREEVRRVAPVLFALAGPSCETEGICWEGEFSCGRAREVRCREVPDDGRDDLGT; encoded by the coding sequence ATGAAAGTCGAGTTATTGAGTTACACCCCGGAACCTGAAGCTACCGTAGCCGCCGCGGCGCGCCTCTGCTACACCGCGCGGGGCGCCGCGGAATTAAAGGAAAATTTGAGTCGTGCCGAAGTTGTCTCCCTGCTCCGGAAGCTGGTTGCGGTTGGCCACCTTTCCCCTGCCGAGCATGCCAGCTTCACTTTTGCCATCGAGGGCGTCAGCAGGGCTCTTTCCCACCAGCTGGTACGCCACCGGATTGCTTCTTATTCCCAGAAGTCCCAGCGCTACGTGGATGAGCAGAATTTTTCGTATATCGTTCCTCCCACAATTGCTGCCGACCCGGAAGCCCTTGCCCTGTTCCGGGCAAAGATGGAGGAAATCCAGGCCGCTTACCGGGAGCTGGCAAAAAAAGTGCCCCGCGAGGATGCCCGCTACCTGCTTCCCAATGCCGTCGAGACAAAGCTGGTCTGCACCTTCAACGCCCGTTCCCTGTTTAATTTTTTCCGCCTCCGGTGCTGCATGCGCGCCCAGTGGGAAATCCGCGCCCTGGCGCTGAAGATGCGGGAGGAGGTGCGCCGGGTGGCGCCGGTGCTCTTTGCCCTTGCCGGCCCCTCGTGCGAGACTGAAGGGATCTGCTGGGAGGGGGAATTTTCCTGCGGAAGGGCTCGGGAAGTCCGGTGCCGGGAGGTTCCAGATGATGGAAGAGACGATCTGGGGACGTAA
- the rlmB gene encoding 23S rRNA (guanosine(2251)-2'-O)-methyltransferase RlmB, producing MEETIWGRNPVLEALKAGRPLNKILVARGSRGNVREIVAEARRQGVPVQTVERQVLDFLTKGGVHQGVAAYSSPRPYAAVEEILARAAALGEDPLVLILAGWEDPRNFGAVLRSAEAAGVHGVVIPARRAVPLTGAAAKASAGALEHLLISRVVNLKQSISDLKDAGLWVFGADPGASLNCYEADLTGPLALVVGGEGKGLGPSLLKVCDCLVRIPMRGKVSSLNAAVAGSILLYEILRQRTAKKPV from the coding sequence ATGGAAGAGACGATCTGGGGACGTAACCCGGTTCTGGAGGCGTTAAAAGCAGGCCGCCCCTTAAATAAAATTCTCGTCGCGCGCGGAAGCCGCGGGAATGTTCGGGAGATCGTTGCGGAGGCGCGCCGCCAGGGAGTTCCGGTGCAAACCGTTGAGCGGCAGGTTTTAGATTTCCTGACAAAGGGCGGCGTGCACCAGGGGGTGGCGGCTTACTCCAGCCCGAGACCCTACGCTGCCGTAGAGGAGATCCTTGCGCGGGCTGCAGCCCTGGGGGAGGATCCCCTCGTCCTGATCCTTGCCGGATGGGAGGACCCCCGGAACTTTGGGGCGGTCCTCCGCAGCGCCGAGGCTGCCGGAGTGCACGGCGTTGTTATCCCTGCCCGGAGGGCCGTGCCGCTGACCGGTGCTGCGGCGAAGGCTTCGGCAGGAGCCCTCGAACATCTCCTCATCAGCAGGGTGGTTAACTTGAAGCAGAGCATTTCCGATTTGAAAGATGCCGGCCTCTGGGTGTTTGGCGCCGACCCCGGGGCCAGTCTAAACTGTTACGAGGCAGATTTAACCGGCCCCCTTGCCCTTGTTGTCGGAGGGGAGGGAAAAGGTTTGGGCCCCTCGCTTTTGAAGGTTTGCGACTGCCTGGTCCGGATCCCCATGCGGGGGAAGGTCTCGTCTCTGAATGCAGCGGTGGCAGGATCGATTCTCCTTTACGAAATCCTGCGCCAGCGGACCGCGAAGAAACCTGTTTGA
- a CDS encoding NYN domain-containing protein, which translates to MDGYNILNAWPELALLKEEDLAHARERLVTILSEFHALSGIRVILVFDAHQVEGGTERREECEGIEVIFTREGETADQWIERFVAQRRIHPQREALPLFVATSDWLEQRIVSAQGACRITPSELRREIQRLKKERKELLRESFDCVPLDNHLPEQMKRIFEGWRRRKFKE; encoded by the coding sequence GTGGACGGTTATAATATTTTAAATGCCTGGCCTGAACTGGCTCTCCTGAAGGAGGAGGACCTCGCCCACGCGCGCGAGCGGCTGGTCACGATTTTGAGCGAGTTTCACGCCCTCTCGGGAATCCGGGTAATTCTGGTTTTTGATGCCCATCAGGTGGAGGGGGGAACGGAGAGGCGGGAAGAATGCGAAGGGATTGAAGTAATTTTCACCAGGGAAGGGGAAACCGCCGACCAGTGGATCGAGAGGTTCGTTGCCCAGCGCAGGATTCACCCGCAGCGCGAGGCCCTTCCTCTTTTTGTGGCCACCTCCGACTGGCTTGAGCAGCGGATTGTCTCCGCCCAGGGCGCCTGCCGCATTACTCCTTCCGAGCTTCGCCGGGAAATCCAGAGGCTGAAAAAGGAAAGAAAAGAACTTTTGCGTGAATCCTTTGACTGCGTTCCCCTGGACAACCATTTGCCGGAGCAAATGAAAAGGATTTTTGAGGGCTGGCGCCGCCGAAAATTTAAGGAATAG
- the sigH gene encoding RNA polymerase sporulation sigma factor SigH: protein MGNLAQRETCDMYQFMADEDVVELAKDGDDVALEHLINKYKNFVRAKAKSYFLIGADREDIIQEGMIGLYKAIRDFRCDKLSSFRAFAELCITRQIITAIKTATRQKHIPLNSYVSLNKPIYDEDSDRTLLDVISGSKVSDPEELIISREEFDDIEEKMGEILTSLEWKVLMSYLEGKSYQEMASDLKRHVKSIDNALQRVKRKLERYLERREH, encoded by the coding sequence ATGGGTAATCTCGCGCAGCGAGAGACATGTGACATGTACCAGTTTATGGCAGACGAAGATGTAGTAGAACTTGCCAAAGATGGAGATGACGTCGCCCTAGAGCACCTGATTAACAAGTATAAAAATTTCGTCCGGGCAAAAGCAAAATCATACTTTTTAATTGGTGCTGACCGAGAGGATATCATTCAGGAGGGGATGATCGGGCTTTATAAGGCGATTCGGGACTTCCGGTGCGATAAGCTTTCTTCATTCCGGGCCTTTGCAGAACTCTGCATCACGCGGCAGATTATTACGGCCATCAAAACGGCAACCCGCCAGAAGCACATACCTCTTAACTCCTATGTTTCCCTGAATAAACCCATTTACGATGAAGACTCAGACCGGACATTGCTTGATGTGATTTCCGGCTCAAAGGTAAGCGATCCGGAAGAACTCATCATCAGCCGTGAGGAATTCGATGACATTGAAGAAAAGATGGGAGAAATCTTAACTTCTCTGGAGTGGAAAGTGTTGATGTCGTATCTTGAGGGGAAATCGTACCAGGAGATGGCCTCGGACTTAAAAAGGCATGTGAAGTCGATCGATAACGCCCTCCAGCGGGTGAAGCGGAAGCTGGAACGTTATCTGGAAAGGCGCGAACACTAG